GATtccaaactgaaagaaaaaacacaggcagTGTGGAACGATTAGGGTGGTAACATGTGGCCAACAGGCATGTTTAAACAGGCAGGTTTTGTTGACTTCCTTATCACAAAGAAAGCCTTTACAGGGCTGGAAAATACCGGCCATTAGGAGAACAACTGCTCTGTGTCCTTCAGATCTATACCTCCTTTGTTCCCTCATCTTTTTATTGTAACAGGTTCGGGGCCCATTCATCCTATCAGCAGTATCAGCAATATGATGGAGCCAAATAAGTCTCCAGCCTCTCCCAGCAACATCAGACTCCAGCAGATAGGCCAAGCCATTTACTGAGATGAATTATCTTTCATCCATTTACCTCGATTTGCTGACACATAAGGTTTTTTCACCCCAGAGTTATTGCAGCGTATCTATTAATCTGTCATATCATGTGTCCCATGCTCTACCTCTCGTCGTCCATCTCCAGACTGGATTCACTCTCAGACAGTTGTCTGCACAGGGCCTCCCTgcgctccatctctctctgaaGCTTTCTCTGCAGCCGGATGTTCTCCTCCCTCATGTGTCGCTCCTCCTCAATGTACTGGGCACGCTTCTCTGTGTCTGGGAGgaggacagaaaacagatgaCATCAGCTGAGAGTAGGATGTCACTCAATAAGAGCACAAACCTctgcaaaggcccaacagtcccctttaaacacatttaagcTGCACCATAATACACAAACtcaaatatcagttccctaaataagCCTCATTTGTGTCCTTGAAGGTTGATGAATTAATATCcggcaatgttaaagaaagtgaaaaaaaaaccctggatctgccccaacATGTAATGGGCTTTTCTATAACCCATATAGAATGCATCCATCAGGTTTTGTGGAAATTCGTTcagttgagtgtgtgtaatcttgcttacaattaaaacagacaggggggaaaacacaacatcctttGTGGAGCTAACAAGGTTTATCTAAAATATGTGCAGATATAACATCCCCCCCTTCCTTCCTGAAATTTCCAAGAACAATCTAGTTTGATTGTACTGTAGTGGGTCCGTGCTGACTGCTATTAACACAAAGGATTATCAGTGAatgaatgcaatgatgtgattttcTCCAGTTGAAGACTCAGTCTAACTTCTTGTCTCAGACAATGTGTCATCAGTTGAACTAAGATAAAATGAGATAATCCCTGATTAGTCCCGCACTGGGGAAATGAGCAGCAGTTACAGCagcaatagtaaaaaaaaaaccagaTCAGCAAGTAGTAAGTAATATTCTATGCTTAAGTCTAaggaatatacaaatatatatagaaatatagaaaaaaaaatgaatgtaattaaaataaaatatacagtgtaaagaCAGGAAAATATATGTATAGTGAATATTGCATAGTAGAGATTTAAAGGGTTCCAAGTGCAGTCCATACTGTGGAGTGGTACATGAATTTTTACTAGGAGCAGAGCTGTTTGTACAACCACACTAATGGCTCCCTCTAGtggtcaaaacaaaacattgacaaTATCATATTTAGTATAATCTCCCATGATGAATTCTTTCCAAATATTTTAACACACACTTTAGACAGCTTTGTTAACTCCCTAAAGGTGCATTCGTTTACAATAAAATCTGGTATCATAGAGTTGGGGGTCCCATCCCAAATAACATATTACCTGCTATATTGTCACTTCAAATTAATGTTAGGTTTGAAACTCATACTGTGAATAGGGTTGTTTTTTCCCTATGAAAGAGTTGCTCTTGAAAAGTAGTTGATGCTGGAGAGTTCTTAAAAAGGCATCAGCAAGATTACTTTTCCCAACAATCACCTGAGGCATCCTTGAATGCAATAAACACTGGTACTTACACCGGAACCTATTTGCTAATGTATTTCCATGAAGTATTAATGTAATATATAGTGCAAAATATAGCTGGGAATTGTGTGTGatatgtttattaatattgtatgGTTGAGTGTGGTATGGTGTAGTGCTTAGTGTCCTAATTATAGTCTTCTTTATGGTATCTACTTTTTAAGTTACAGGTTTCTACAGCAGGACTGGAGCTGCAGCTTGTATAAAAGCCATTATACTGATCAgcttttaacaaaataaaagaggtaGTGGAAGAAGTATTTAGCTCCATCTGAGGTTTTGCACAAGTTGAGAGCGTTGTAGTCAGAACTGTAGATAGTGTAGAATAGTAATAGATAGCTGACAGAACATGTTCACAGGTTTAAGACCTTTAAGAGAATCACAAGGATATTAATACAGAGCTCAGATGTAACAGGTACCGCTTTCAAAAGGAGTTAGGAGAAAAGATTTGTATTTTAAGACCAGAGAGTCTTTCCTTCAAGCTTTGTTGCTGACCACTGTGCATGTCCCCTACTTTATAAGGCCCATCTCACACCGTCTCAGGTTTTAATGTGACCAACAACAGACTAGAAGCTATCGAGGTTGTAAATTATGTCAGCACAAAGCCAGAGAGTTTCCTGTTCTCTATGTAAAACCAGCCCGTACTGGTTTTAGGGTGAATCCGCCCATCACAGTTTATCTGATTATCACTTTTACCAATCACATCCTTAATTAGCCATAAAGGGAATTTACCCCCCACAGAGGCTGCACCCCCCTGCGGATCATGTGACAAGTTGAGGCCACTTACGCTGCAGCTCAGTGGTGCGCAGGCTTTTCTTAAGCCTCTCCACCTCATTCTTCAGGAAGCGGATATGCCGCATCATGTTCTCCGGTGAGTCTATCTCCATGGAAACATCTCTTGGGGAGGGAGGAGCTGACACGGGCTGGTCCAACTTCTCCTGAAGGATTCTagttaagaaaaacaaagataacACATAGGTGAAATAATAAGCCGTTTttagacatgacctgcgggtaaaatcCGGAGATATGGAGTTTACCCGCAGTCTGCCTTTCACAAATGGACAACACAGttggaggttctctgcacagacgcgttcacaacagcaacggtgggggatcccctgctgtgttctcacatcgacaTCTCTTGGATTTCTACGTATATTGTACTCGGAGGCCAGGCACACAACTCAGCAGAAACTGAGAAGCGTCTCACTCTGAcctttgcgttcacacatgcatcaACTCCGGAGAAGATACAGCGGAACTGGggatttcagtgcatgtctggagGCAGCTAtaatgaaaaggttttttaaataaatatatgagatCCTCTATCTTTAACATATCTCTGGGCTAAAGCCTACTGGCCACATCTGAGACTCTTTATTTAACtctcaaaaataataaaacctttaaatccTTATTCTTCATCCACCTGCCATATTGAATATcgacaaataaatcaagccTTCAGGCTGCAATTATTCACCCTATGGTAAATCACTCCAGTAAAAACATTGACCTTGAAATGTGTCATCAGAAAGCTACTGTTATTCTGCATCATAAGTGAAGATGAGTCAACTGTTGAGTGATAGACAGGCATTTTATTTATGcctgtgaatatgtgtgtgtgtgtctgtcagacagAGAAAGCCGACCAGAAACGAACttgcaaaaaaataatttttcgAGAAAAAAAGACTAAAAAAAAGGAGATGCACTTGCAGAATAGCTTTAAGGTAAGTTTAGATTAAAATGAAGTTACTTTTGTAGAAAGTTTTTGAATATTGCTTAATATTAGGCACACCCATTAGGCTTCATAATAACTAGTGCAACTACTGGCCAATTTATGGAGAATCAGATGTTATATGAAAGCCACAATAGTTTGTGTAAGTAACTACTCATTTTTAATATGTGTCAGTTTTTTGTGTATGAATATGGGTGTAGAAGGAGGCAGCATCTCTCGATACTTAGACAGTTATCATATATTATCATTCCACACCTTTTCTCAGCCTCCAGTTTGTCCATCCGTTTCCACAGTCTGTTGACCAGGGCTTCTTGTTCCTGCTCTAATGTGTTCTCAAGGTCGATCTTCTCCCGCCTCAACTGTAGAATAAAAGAAAGCGTGTGACttccagagaaaaacatgacTTTGGAAAGCAATCGCTGATTTGCACAGAAAATATGCTGCACTGCAAAACCAAGGTCTCTGTCCAGATAAGCTTCTCTTTGAAAGAACTGCAGCTCTTATGTCTGCTTATGAGAGAGCCGGAGGAATGGCCAATAAAGCTGTCTTTATCACCAACTGATACAAAATAACCCTGCAACAAAACTAAGCTgctgatttgtgtttttgtgttgcacCTCCATCTAGGCAAAATGCACAACAGTATTTCATTAGGATCACTCTTACATTGATGAGTGAATagcaacaataaacacacacatatacatgtacACAAAAATCCTGACTTCAGAGCATGGAAACTTTTTGGTTCTAAACTCACTGGTCTGAACCCAGCCACAGACCAACATGTTCTTTCCAGCTAACATTCAATGGGAAGCATTAAGGGTGGTGAAATGTTGGCAACTCGCTTTACCGCAATAACTGGACACAAGCTCAGAGAAGTGTAGTTCCACACTGGATacttttctcctccatgttatacATACCTGTTCCAGTGTTAGCTGCTTTGAGATGGTTTCGTTCTCCATCTTCTTGATCTTTTTCATGAGCTTGTTAACCTGGAACTCCTGCTCCTGTTCCAGGTGCTGCTCCAACTCCGCCTTCTCATGCTGGAGCTGGGATGGAAAAGGGGAGGGTAGGGCacaaggacagagggagaagaaggaggtgaataaaaaaaaaaaaaaaaatgagaaagcCAGAGGAGACTTCACAACAGTGAACAAATACACTCAGATCATCTTATTTAGCTTGCTAAAGCAAAATGTTACAATTCCCAGAGCAATAAACAGAGTAAAATAATGATTTGGCAACCAAAGTAACCACCTCTGGCAGCTCACCAGTACAAAGAACGGGTGCGGCTCAGTGCTGATTTAAAACGGGACGGCTGTGTGATTTATTACATTAGTGATTACTCATTACAGGAAAAAGGAGGATGCAAATTCATTTATGGGAAAAGACTGGAAagggaaaaataacattttccatTATGTGACCAATAGAAACAAGAAAACCTCAGAACAAGGCAGATTATCTTCACTTATGAGTGCGGTGCATTCATAATGAAGTGCTTTGAAGTATCCTGGCTGAGAGAACGGCCAATCGAGTTTTGACACACCATCCTCCAATTAACAAACAAAGAATTTTAGGAATTGTTTTGACAGGGTTCCTCCCTTTAAGTAATCATACCACTGGCAACCACCCTTTGTACCGTGTGGCGAGTTGTGGCTATGCCCAAGTCTGAGTGAAAATATGTCTCTGTATTTTAAGCCTATGGACACCTTGAGATATTACATCCCCATTGGATTCTTCTGTCCTTCAAGCAGAGGCCATTTGTTAGCAACACCAGAGCGGTGGCAATGTGAGCATGTGTATACAGAGAGTGTATAAAAGGTATCATTACAGACTCTCCCCCTTTCATTagtttatatattaataacaatTGATCTGAAATAATTAATCGGCTTTCTCTCTAAAATAAAATCCCATTGGCACTTAAGAATAGATCAAAATTAACATGGTATGGGTCATAACATCCAGACAGATTCAAATCCTTGCTGAGGCTGATGCATAATTTGGCTACTGAACTTTAGACAACTTCAGCAAAAACTCCCATCGATGGGGGAAATCCAGGTCAGACTAAACAATCGACCACAGTGCTTCTCTTAAGGAGCATATACACACCCAGTAAAAAAATGACCGCATTTCCTCAATTTGCAATCCATCATCACAAGACTGAAACACATGCCCAtgtaaacaagcacacacactgacacactttgGGGCATTTGTCAGCACCAAGTCTACAGGCAGACGCAGAGGCAGGCACAGGTCTGCTTCATGTTAAGTGAGAAGGTAAGACAACAAAACCCCAAACGAGTCCATCTGTATGACCTTAAGCAGGGTCTGCTGAGGCATTTGTATGTGTCCCTTGCAGACTCCCACGCCATGACACATCAACACACCATTAGTCACCCTTCAGTTAGCCACTGAAAGTGCACATGCTGCGTGCTCTGCAGTTGGGAAATAAGATGTGGAAAACAGACACAACGAAATAACCGACAGACGGGAGGAGAGTAATTTGAGAGTCATTTGGAGCAGCTAGCAGCCGCAATTAAGTCATCCTGAGCCTTTCCAGGCTTCAGGCGAGGACCAGGACAGTTGATGATAATGCACTAGCTGCTGGCACTCAAACATAGGGTGGTGTCCATtgatacacacatacagcaaGCTTATGCTTAACATGCTAGACAACGCAGTAGCCACAAACTTTGCATAATggagaataaagaaaagcatCTCTGTGCCGCATTGATATTTGATAACAACGTGACTATTTATCACATAGGGGTCAAACTATTTTCTCTATTGTGCCGGATATTGACATCGACAATCAACAATCTTGTTCCCACTCACATGCATGAGTTTCCTTGACAGTTCATTGGTGAGAAACTCCTCTTCCTTCTCATAGTTGACCGCCAaggtctctttctccttctggaGGGCCTGGATCTTCTTGAACAGGGTGTTGCTGATAaattcctcctcctgctcggcTCTCGCTTGCTGTGgggatggaaaagaaaagagacaggaCAGGCAGAGGCGAACATCAGTCTGGTAGCACGTGAAAACTGGGATTGTGTTCAAGGTTTATTCAGATTATAATGTGATCAACGGTACACTGAAGTATAAACCACCCAAAAATCTGCTGCAGTGAAATGTGTCAGCCAAAGAGGAAGcggaatcccccccccccctccagtgacTCAAGAGCTGCTGCAGTAATGGGTAGACTGACAGTAAGGGAAAGAGTGAAACATGGGAGATGTGTTGAGGCAGCTAGCATTacaggatgatgatgatacgCCTGTCCGTGTTAACGCCAGTCTCATATTCTCCACTGACCTCGGAGCAACAGTCTGTTCTGAGagctggaccccccccccccccacctctctccttGTGTCAGTTGTTCAAAAACAGGGAGATGGGCAATAGAATGCAACATGCTGGTTAAGCCTGGCACCTTttaggagaggggaggaggagaagggggcaGGTTGCAGTGGG
The Platichthys flesus chromosome 12, fPlaFle2.1, whole genome shotgun sequence DNA segment above includes these coding regions:
- the LOC133966212 gene encoding coiled-coil domain-containing protein 6-like, yielding MADSASESDTDGAGSSSATPMSTSASNSGKPSIVISQFRLEELTNRLASLQQENKVLKIELETFKLKCKALQEENRDLRKASVTIQARAEQEEEFISNTLFKKIQALQKEKETLAVNYEKEEEFLTNELSRKLMHLQHEKAELEQHLEQEQEFQVNKLMKKIKKMENETISKQLTLEQLRREKIDLENTLEQEQEALVNRLWKRMDKLEAEKRILQEKLDQPVSAPPSPRDVSMEIDSPENMMRHIRFLKNEVERLKKSLRTTELQHTEKRAQYIEEERHMREENIRLQRKLQREMERREALCRQLSESESSLEMDDERYFNEMSAQGLRARTVSSPIPYTPSPSSSRPISPGLSYGSHTVGFTPPATLSRAGISHYNTPALHVHGSSSHAVARPSPRRSTSPDKFKRPTPPPSPNTHSGAQQAQPQLPPPAQPMVQSMSSPAAMSQHAAAHHPPSQP